A single Triticum dicoccoides isolate Atlit2015 ecotype Zavitan chromosome 2A, WEW_v2.0, whole genome shotgun sequence DNA region contains:
- the LOC119356971 gene encoding exocyst complex component EXO70E2-like, giving the protein MLATPRGRFHPGAALRHQYHRPSSAKVRASSILPQSRAAASMAGRLAAAPDGSANANGSAAPDRARGFYRDRIRRVAVSGGLRRSALFDHSQSGHSGSGYSNHSGASNSYPSNNSGISAAEPDFGAHELTVIAIQMVSDGYAQRMVREFCGGGGLENWFLELDVGWVLQIHNKTDLCQQLQLQLKSPSWLQDFVERWIRALMVTISSIVEALDKVQTLLLARFGKASISEMLVFVDAVIPLLKAGKLRAVLDMYICVCNASYMFTLDVFSLEAQIIFDEIRRSLGTERNKLRDAISTTVEEVRALMEDDDSWAIEFPQGGAGVHRNTRLMVGYIVSMTDALVSTRKSAPSHNTGNLHGLIDDTIKHLKDLLPRKSELCLDAGMRYLFLLNNSYFIATRDFIRGPYCGDSQHHQGLELTLECKDHMDSYLDVSWAHVISSISKSNPPGPLRRWMTNTSSLAKFESAFHQTYQAQKLWKVPDPQLKDALRRAIIERVISSYNDYLKKHPELAEHASRGNSTPAVLEEMLGQLFEG; this is encoded by the coding sequence ATGCTGGCTACTCCTCGTGGAAGGTTCCACCCGGGCGCTGCACTCCGCCACCAATATCATCGACCGAGCTCGGCCAAGGTCCGGGCGTCCTCCATCCTTCCACAGAGCAGAGCAGCGGCCAGCATGGCGGGGCGGCTTGCCGCCGCGCCGGACGGGAGCGCCAACGCCAACGGCTCGGCGGCTCCCGACCGAGCGCGCGGCTTCTACCGCGACCGGATCCGGCGGGTCGCCGTGTCCGGAGGGCTGAGAAGATCGGCTCTCTTCGACCACTCCCAGTCCGGTCATAGCGGATCCGGCTACTCCAACCACTCCGGCGCGTCGAATTCGTACCCGTCCAACAACTCCGGCATCTCTGCTGCTGAACCGGACTTCGGCGCCCATGAGCTCACGGTGATCGCCATCCAAATGGTCAGTGACGGTTACGCCCAGCGCATGGTCCGAGAattctgcggcggcggcggcctggagaATTGGTTCTTGGAGCTTGACGTGGGCTGGGTTCTCCAGATCCACAACAAGACTGACTTATGTCAGCAGCTCCAGCTTCAACTCAAATCGCCGTCATGGCTCCAAGACTTTGTCGAGAGGTGGATTCGAGCTCTCATGGTAACAATCTCCAGCATCGTTGAGGCGCTCGACAAAGTTCAGACGTTGTTGCTCGCAAGGTTTGGCaaagcaagcatctcggagatgcTCGTCTTTGTCGACGCCGTCATCCCACTGCTCAAGGCGGGGAAGCTACGGGCCGTGCTAGACATGTATATTTGTGTCTGCAATGCGTCGTACATGTTCACTCTGGATGTGTTCTCTCTGGAAGCCCAGATCATATTCGACGAGATACGCCGCTCGTTGGGGACAGAAAGAAACAAGCTACGTGATGCCATATCCACCACAGTGGAGGAGGTCAGGGCACTCATGGAGGACGATGACTCGTGGGCTATCGAGTTTCCTCAAGGAGGAGCCGGGGTTCACCGGAACACCCGGTTGATGGTGGGTTACATCGTGTCTATGACGGATGCATTGGTGTCGACACGGAAGTCCGCACCAAGCCACAACACTGGAAATCTTCATGGCCTGATAGATGACACCATCAAACATTTGAAGGATCTGCTTCCGAGAAAGTCAGAGCTGTGCTTGGATGCAGGCATGAGGTACCTATTCCTGCTCAACAATTCCTATTTCATAGCCACCAGGGACTTTATTCGTGGGCCATACTGTGGAGACTCTCAACACCACCAGGGACTTGAACTTACACTTGAGTGCAAAGATCACATGGACAGCTATCTCGATGTTTCGTGGGCTCATGTGATATCCTCCATATCGAAATCGAATCCTCCTGGACCGCTGCGTCGTTGGATGACCAACACCTCTTCGCTGGCTAAATTCGAGTCAGCGTTTCATCAAACCTACCAAGCTCAGAAGCTCTGGAAGGTTCCGGACCCTCAGCTCAAAGATGCGCTACGAAGGGCTATCATCGAGAGAGTCATCTCAAGTTACAACGACTATCTGAAGAAGCATCCTGAGCTAGCGGAGCACGCTAGCCGCGGAAACAGCACTCCCGCCGTCTTGGAAGAGATGTTGGGACAGCTATTTGAAGGCTGA